ATGTTGGAACAATCGCCCATCGCTGCGGCGTTCTCCTCTTGGTGTTCCGGGTGTGATGATCATCTTCTCTCTTAATCAATCCCTGGCTGGCCTTCTCCTCAGCTTCTCTGTCTCTGACTTCACATAAAACATAGTCACTTGCCTGCATATAttgttaaaaaggaaaaacagagagaTCAGAATTTATCATGGGTAtctgttaaaaaattcaatccaaaagccaataaataaaagaggacCATAATTTTATAAGTAGCATATAAATATCATAGACAAGCAATGTAACATGAAACCCCTCACATGCAAATTGGAGTAGGAACGGCACGTGTAATTGGACAATCAAGGTCTCTTAACTTCCACATCTAGTATTGGAGGTCTCCGTCGGCCAGGGGAAAGTGAACTCTTGGACACTAAATCTCCGTTCTCTCAACTGGAAATCGACTTCTCATCTTTATATGGGGATTGAAAATTGAACAACACAGATTAAGTGGACACAAAAATAGGACGATTCAGGCCGGCCTTTCCTCAATTATTAAAGATGCGCAATAAGttcaaataatgattttttttcccatctaaAACTTAGATCAAATctatttatttgatataatgTGTCGCATTGCATGGCATGATATTTCTGGACGTCACGAGTATTCCTAATCCTGTAAAATTATTGGTTTTGGTCTCATTGATTTATTTTCCCGGATAACCGGAGTTATTGCATAATTTTTCAATAGTGACAATTGTGAGTCCccataataacaataataataataattattttttggtcagtcctactctattcctccAGTACACTTACTCTCAGTCCccataattatttgaaaaatagaagATAAATACATATATTAGCCAGTAGATTTCGAGAGATCCCATAATATATTCGGACATGGGATATTCATTGAACTATTAATTTAGTAGgacttttatctttttatcaaGTGTTTATGCTCCAAGATTATTTAGCCATTTACTAGAGAGCAACAGAGTAAATATGAGAGCACTTGTCCGTTCGCCATTACTGTAGCTGAACCGTTGACATTTGACCTTATAGGAAAGGTAATAAGAAATTCCATTTATTTGTTGAAAAGTCGCTGGCGATGAATTTCCACGGTCGTTGTgcccattttttaaaatatttttccggCGGCTTAAGCAAATTCTGTCTCCTTTGGGCCGttcgttttgcgaaaaatatcatattttcgaaaaacattttcttagaagtcattttccagaaaatgactttattttccTAGTGTTCGGCCGAAACCTAAATTTcgagtgaaaaatattttccaccgttcgttagctaatttaattgtttggaaaaaaattatcaaaaattgacttttaatatttttaattgaccaaaaaattatttttatcttttatatttttaaatgaatttttaattatttctttatttttcctttttcttttccttcctccttcctcctccttcctccgccgccacaTGTCTGACGGTGGCCGACTACCTGGCGGCTGACCAAGACCTAGTCGCCAAATTCGGCGAGCTCAAGGTTTGGCTGATCTTGCCCAAGCTCGCTAGAGTTTCGTCGGGCTTTGGCGAGCTGCGAGCTGGCCAGATTTGGTGGTGGAGCTTAGGCTCGCCTGGATCGGGGCTTGAGCTTCATCGCCAGCTCACCGgatttggcaaggctcgagctccaCCCTAGGCCGGCAGGGCTCTGCCTCGCCTGTTAttgtgaggctcgagctcgctgggttcgggcgagctcggcttcGCCAAATTGGGCTAGACGGAACCTCGCCGGCTTGGGGCAAGGCTCGAGTTGGGTGGCGGCTAGTGCCGGCGGCGCTGTGGGTGGACCAGgccaccaaggaagaagatgaaatggaaaaaaagaaaagaaaaaaagaaaaggaaaaatgattttttttaaaagaaaaagaaaaaataaatgtattGGTGAAAAGAAAcgaggtggaagaagttatggaaaatgttttcctcttctcaaaaaaggaaatcattttccacaatcttACAAGGAGGTTTTCCATTgaccggaaaacattttctttgaccatCTATTTTCTGCCATCCAAACGCCGGAAATTCTGAAAAAAGTTTTCTCGAAAGttgttttccgcgaaacgaatggaCCTTAATTCTAGTTGATTTTGCATTTGATCACCTCTCACGTAATCATATCATTTGTTTATGCCACATGGTGTTGCCACACATGATTTCCACCACTTAGTCCATGTTTTCCGTTTACATTGAGATACGAAACCCGTCGTGAGGTCGTGATCAGAGATTAGCTTATGGACTAGATTCGCTATGACCTGAATCATCTCTTTGCAATTTTTCTCCTTAATTTCTATATAGAAAGTGAGGTGCGTCATCATCCTACTTAAGAGGACATGGATTAGGAGATGATAACGAGATGGAAAGATCTCCACACTGGGTAGGCAACTTAAAATTACAAGGCTAATTTGCAAGTAGTAAGGGGGAAAGAAGGAATGAGAAACTCCAAACTCCATACATTCTTGCAAAAAAAGCTAAACTATAAACTACATAAAAAGTACATTCTCACCACTTCAAGGAAGCTACATAGACTGCCCACACTCACTAGTGACCTCAATCTTCCCTAGCCCTAGCCACTAATCCATCTTATACCACAACTTGATCAGCCCATATTCAAATCCTAGATTACTCATTTCAGGATAGAGCATGATCCGCATGGTCCTGGTACGGCGCCAGGAGGGGGAGGAGCGCCCCGCCTAGGTGGAGGGACATGACCTCGTTGGTGGACCCCACGAGGTTCCCGCCGATGAAGACGGCTGGCACGGGCCCGGTGCACCCGAGCCGGGCCAGGTACCTCTCCATCTCCAGCCCCTCGGGGTCCTGGTCGATCTCGTGGACCTCGGGCTGCACGCCGAGATCCCGGAACAGGATGCTCACGGTGTAGCACAGGCAGCACGTGCTCTTGCTGAATATCACCACCCCTTTCTCTGAGGCCAGTCTCGTCACCTTCTCCATCAAGAAGTGAGGGGAAAAGAAGATCgtgcttttttctatttctagacaGACTCTTCGATTGACAGATTGGGATTGTGCCacacagagagggagagagattagAGTGGTTTGAAGCTGTTAAAAGATCTACAGTTTACGAGTGAGAACTAGAGAGGTCTAGCATTTATAGGGACGGCCGTGGCGGACTTTCATGTCAGTCTTTTGGGAAATTCTCGTGTTAGATGCCTCCCCCCTAAAGACAAAACGATAAAGTCGCTTTTCCGAGAAAAAGACCACAGTACTCGGGCATTGGACGGACGAATTTCATGTGTAAATGTACAAGTCAATTACTGGGCCAAGAACCCTGAGAAAGGTTTCCAGGGGGAGTCACTTCTcgtaaaagaaaaagttggtacgatttgttttttctttcagtGAGCAGGAGCTCATTTAACGAGAAGGAAACGGTATCTTTGGATATCATTCAGAGGCATCATAGACTGTATAAGCTGGAATCACTGGTGCGAGTTGGGTACGTGTAATCAAAGTTCTTGCATGTGATTTTCGGACCAATTACTGCTTGCAGCCTAAAATGAATTTGGACCACTTAGTTAAACAGGGTCATTGTAATTTTCTAATGACACCCCCTAGATTAAACGTCAAAATTGAGGGTAATAATCACTCAATCATGAGTTGGAGCACAAGGATCCTCTATGATTAGGGGAAAACCGGTCCGATCTAGTTAGCCTCGATTGACTAAAattctcttgttctttttttgttagaataATTTACTCAAATATCTAGAATTGTAAGTCATTCTGCTCGGTACCTCACAGCTAGCTCTTTCTTCAACATCGGCCATTCATTGCACGCTACCGCCATCGATGCTTGTCATTAACcaaccacctctctctctctctttctctctctctttctagatgaacaaaagagagtctTGCGGTGGTTAAAATGTTATGAAGTTAATTGGAGAACGAAATTGTTCTTGGCTAAGAGGTGTGTGAAGTCACTTTCTTAGGGCGATAGTTCTCCCACTACAAAGTTTAAGGTAATCACCTCAGAGTACAATTTTGCCTCTCCAACTCTCTCACCGTAAGCAGGAGGGTAAAAAATGCAACTTTGAAGGACGGAATATGGTTTTGTATAAGTACCAAGGAATGTATCTCAATGTCCACCCGAGAGCTCGTGTCCGTAAATCATGCGTACTCTAGTGCTGTTACATTTAAACCAATTAATTTCTTCTGTCTGTCCTATGTGGGACTCTTTTCCACACATGTCCATAGCAAACTCTTGAACAATGACCTTGAACAAAAGGGCGCCTGAGGTCAAGTACCTTTCAAATAATTGCGAGTGCGATCAagcatgtatttttttttttttttttgggtggcgTGTGAAAGAGAGAGGTGGGAAGGACGACGTTGCCAATTGGAATTATCATGGTTGTGGCGGAGATCAGAGAAGGAGGCGGCGACGATGATGCTTGATGGACGGTGGTGGTACTGGGTAGTGGACCTAAGCATTGGCTGCCCAAGCAAGATTGGCCCGAGGAGCACTATTGGACAGGTTTGGACAAGGTTTTTCAGTTACAAAGCCCGGCCTGGATGGCGCCAATGGCCCAGCCCGACCTGTTTTGCGCGGTTCCTTTCACTGTCTAGGAGATTCATAAATCTACAAACGGACAACGTGTAAATGAATTCAAGATTCTGAACGACGTGTGCAGCCTGTGAACCGTTCGTTTTGGTACTTCTGGGGAGATACAAACTCGCAAAGGAACGGAAGGAAAAACGAAAGGCAAACCAAAAGTAAGCAAAGAGAAACTAAAAGAAAGGCAGTGTCACTTCAGGGGAAGAGATTCTATTCCGACAATCGACTTCTGAGAATCCAATGTCCAGGAAAAAGAAAGTTTGGAGAGAATATGAGATGGGCTTTCGGTGGGCGAGGAGATTCTTGCTGCCACCCCCACCTATTTGACACGCATCTTTCCCTGAAAAATACACGCCTCGGATTCGCATGGACCTGGTTTGTTAGGATTATTCATCATACGTGGATCTCACGTGGATATCATATATGAATACgtccactttttccttttcaatacgTATAAAAGTTGTCCTTTACAGGTACAAGGTCGGAAAAGCCTCCCGGAATTGCTCATAACTAGGAAAGTTTATACGAATGGAGCTCGTCCTGTTGAACTTTCTAGATGCAAGGATGTAGCAGATGATTATTAGACAGCCGCATGAGTCCATAGAGTAAAGAGATTTTAGtagaaattaaatattttaatcagAGTGCACAATACAATCATCAGATAGAAAtagtaaaaatgaaaagtaatatTAATTCAGCTTAAGAAATTCTACctcttaatgaaaaaaaaaccatgTTTTTGAAGTCCTTATAAATGATGCATTTGTTTCgtagaaaatgaatgatctgaaaaatactttcttaaaaatgatagcttatattacttataaaaatgaataaacaaaaaacattctcatcatccatgaaaatatttatacataaattgttattgataataaaaatattttttattaactaattattttaaacaatatatgcaatgacatttaggaaaatatttttcaaataatttattttcaacaaacagagagagaagaaaacttAATCCTTGCTTACCTAATAATCAtaataatgaaaacaaaagaCAACTTCTTGATATAGGAGGTGAAATTAATATCTTAACTAGAAGATTTCACTCATGCGTAACAtggatttttatgttttagaaGTTATTGACTCATATGTTTATTGAAAATGCCTCTCTGCGTTATAAAGTTCATTTCGGTGTTACAACCTTTTTCTCGATTACTTGAGTGTGGCATATTCCGCTAAAATCCTCCAtggcctttttctttattgaatTTTTGAGTCCGGCATGTctttttgaataataaaaaagaattttgaagTCCGATGTGGACAAAAGACGACAATGCGGCACTCCTGACTAATTCGACTTCATCCGAAGAAAATTTGCTGAGTCAACCTATCCAAGAGATAAGGAATCGGCTCCCCTAGCTCGGGCCACCGCGACAGCAGGACGCTCGCCTCGTGTCGCTCTACTATTGTCGCGAGCTCAGCACTGAGACACCAGCGCAGCCCTGAGCATCGATCCCCAAGCCATCGAGCTTTACCCTTTATCCTTGTGCATCGCGCCTTGGATCTGGGCTCGGGATGTCGGATCCAATGTCTTCCAGCCTACATCCGGACTCGCCGGTCATGATTCACCTGAGATCTGGTCTCGCGCATGGCTAGCGACGCTGTCTTCGACGGTCATAAGCCTCGAGGGAGAGACAATGACACAAATCATGGGCTAGCCCGATGGGCGCTGTCTGGAGTGGAGGCAATGGCACAAGGACGAGGATTGATCTAAAGCGTTTTGATATAGACACAAAGACAGACAGACAAGACTCGATCATCAGAACGACATATTCATCTAAACTAGTAAAACAGTGCTATCCTTTCTAACTTAGCCAATCCACGGAAGATCGATTTCAATGCTCAATCGACTACATGTAGGATTACCCTTTGAATATGATAATGGTTGAACCCTACCACACAAGTTACAAGTCAGAAAATTAATAGCCAGGAGCAGTACCACAAATCcttctcttaaatttattgGCCAAAGCTGAAGAGCACCAACCCAAAACGAAAGTTTCTCACTAGCTAGCCTTCctgaatttcacaaaaaaagacAGTAGTACAGGTGCTTTGCCAACCAAGCAAAAGGTTAATGACGATGGCAACGCTATGGGGCTTGGGATAGAGGTCAGCGGTTattgaagatggaggagagagagagagagagagaatgagggaTTAGGtttcataaaaaagaattttGCAAACAGATGTTGGATTACGTCGTTTAATTCTTATTTTGCTgacttcactttttttttttttgtcaattgctGACTTCACTTTACTAGCAAGCCATGATGGACcgtttattttaaaataatgtcatttcgGATTTTTCGGCCACTCAAATCTCTAATGGCactaaaaataatcaattttttatccAACTAATATTTAAGTGTTTGTTCAAAAAGTTTCGATACTAAAATGAGTAttatacaaaagttatgatatttatagtgtcattttcctagatTAAATTTACTCTCTTTAAATGATTACCGGTGAcacatcatcaagaaaattGATTGGCCAAATCTAATGTATCTCACAGACAATAACCAACTTTTGCTCGCGTCGCTCAACCCAAGCCTTGTCCTCTTTGCTTactactctttctctctctccaaaactTGATCGAGGTTGGTGACTTAGATTGTGACCTTCGTTGAAGATCTTGAATGCTGACGTCCCGCGACCTTCGTGCGAGTTAATCAACTAAGGCCTCAACCTCCATAGCTTTGCGAATCGCGACCTCTACacatggggagagagagagagagagagagagagagagagagagagagagagagaggcaacaAAGTTGTCGAGTCAGGAAAAATTGGTGGCGATGGTAGTGACAATCGCGCGGAGTTGCGTCCATGAGGGCTTGTAGCGGTAGTCTATGGCAACGGCGttgggaaaatcaatcaattaggaagaatgCCATCAAACTTTGAGGCATGAATATACTGTTTTTGAAGAATTAATTGTCTCACAATGTTACTAATGATCACTAACAAAAATTTCTGGGATATAACAAAGGCTAAAACGAGAATACTAAataacaattctagtatttcttcaAGAACTTTCAAAggggaaacaattgaaaacaatggtagaaaaattatttaaaaagtcctaaagTTATTACATTTTCACTtgagtccaaaatattttaattttaccaattgagttttaaacttaGTTgagttttgtcaattaagtctatctgaccaattttgattagaaattgttgatgtggtaTTCCAGTTTGTGCCAGCTGTCGCCTGTGACACGACGAGTATTAACatagacaaattttaaaattttttaaatattttttcaattttttcccttttcttttctttcttttcttttttggtttgaaAGGGAGTCGGGGTTTACTAGCCATTGGCTGAGGGCCACGAAGCCCTCGTCGGCTAAGGGCAAGAGTTGTAGCCCTTGCTTAAGCCCTCATCGGCCATAGCGAGGGCATGATGGCACTTGCCTAGGCCCTTGTTGGCCACAATTTGCTACGCCTTCATAGGCCATAGTGAGGACTTGTGATGTACTCACTGGCCTCAGCAAGGGGCTGCAACCCCTTGCTTGCGGTTGGCGAGGGCTTTGAGGCCCTCACATAGGGGTTGGGTTGGCCCTCGGTTAATGGTTGGCAGAGGTCGCCGGTCCTCAATCGGCTCTttgaactaaaaaaagaaaagaaaagaaaatgaaatgtaaaaaaaaaaaagatattgaaaaattaacaaaaaaatttgaaaaatgctaaagtattattaaaaattgtttatatcaGCACTGATGTACCACATATGATAGCTAGCATTCTTCAgcaattttcgaccaaaattgactTGACTCAATAAAcaaattgtaaaaatatttagaactcaattaacaaaattaaaatgtttaggactaaattagcaaaaacgtgataggtttaaaactttttggacaattttttcaatagcagttgtatttttttgaaaggaaaatcgaaaatgtaaaaaatatgGAGACGGAGAtgacaaatttatatttgtgtTTTACAATAGATACAACCTTTCCTCTAAAATaatgcattttgaacaaatactTGTTCAAAAGATAAATTGtaaattggattaaaaaataataataaaatgataataattgctttattccaaattttataaCCTTCGAAACGATACAACCTTTCAAAGGTTATAAGATGTCTAATAGCCATTAGCAAAATAACCGCctgtatgaaaaaaaaaataatgataataatatacGTTGACAATTGTGCCAAAATCATGCTTCCATATGATGTACGCGGGAATGTTGGGGTCAAGCACTTAGCTCATTGTCTTCATTTGTAATGTTAGAAAACTTCCACATTTTTATATTGATCTACGCACTTTCATCTTTCTACGTGGAATAAGgcactttttgtttgttttaaagAACCTATCAGTGGGCGAGCATGAAGCCGTTGTAATGGGGCCAgaggaaggaaaggaaaggaaagaaaggaaaaggaggaaaactAAAGACacaggaaaaaggaaagcaaaggggggaaaaaaaagagagaacgcATATCTTAAATTTAGTCTATTATGTAAATTTAATTCCCCTCTCGCAAATTTAGAAGATTCCTATACAATtaaatagaaacaaatttcGCTAAATGTACAAGGCAACACTTGCATATACATTGCGACgcaattttaaatttgtctTTATACACAAGGAAATGACAATTTTAGAGATTGGTGACCCACATTAGTGAGCACAAATTATGTCATGCGATTAGAATGCTTCCGTTTCTGTATTAATAGAAGTATGCATGATTTA
The sequence above is drawn from the Eucalyptus grandis isolate ANBG69807.140 chromosome 11, ASM1654582v1, whole genome shotgun sequence genome and encodes:
- the LOC104426726 gene encoding glutaredoxin-C13; protein product: MEKVTRLASEKGVVIFSKSTCCLCYTVSILFRDLGVQPEVHEIDQDPEGLEMERYLARLGCTGPVPAVFIGGNLVGSTNEVMSLHLGGALLPLLAPYQDHADHALS